From the Hymenobacter yonginensis genome, one window contains:
- a CDS encoding glycosyltransferase, which produces MLRILLLHNYYQQPGGEDAVFRAERDLLRAHGHPVETLEFHNQELGTGIWAKLKAGLFGFYNPASARRLRQAIEDFQPDILHIHNLFPVASPAVLWAARQAGVPVVMTLHNYRLICPGALLYADGQVYEKSVHQLFPWDAVRRGLYRNSRLQTAAVAAQTGLHKLLGTWQTGVARYLVLTEFARRRILDSSLRLRAEQVAYKPNFIADPGAPQPDSQRAGHLLFVGRLSPEKGLQTLLTAAATHALPLVVVGDGPLRAAVEACASTTPSVRYQGPADGTGVAAAMRHCRALVMPSECVEGMPMVVLEAFASGTPVLASRRGGPGEMVKPGVNGLLFEPGDPEGLAQAAQALLADEALAARLGTAGRASYETLYTPAVNYAWLLALYQAAVAEARDKLPAVAKPMQYEHA; this is translated from the coding sequence ATGCTGCGCATTCTGCTCCTGCACAACTACTACCAGCAGCCCGGCGGCGAAGACGCCGTGTTCCGGGCCGAGCGGGATTTGCTGCGGGCGCACGGTCATCCGGTGGAAACCCTGGAATTTCATAACCAGGAGCTGGGAACCGGCATCTGGGCCAAGCTGAAAGCGGGTCTGTTTGGGTTCTACAACCCTGCCAGCGCACGCCGGCTGCGGCAGGCTATCGAGGATTTTCAGCCCGATATCCTCCACATCCATAACCTGTTTCCGGTGGCTTCGCCGGCAGTGCTATGGGCCGCCCGCCAGGCCGGAGTCCCCGTGGTGATGACGCTGCACAATTACCGCCTCATCTGCCCCGGGGCTCTGCTTTACGCCGATGGGCAGGTGTACGAGAAAAGCGTGCACCAGCTGTTTCCGTGGGATGCCGTGCGGCGGGGCCTCTACCGCAACTCGCGGCTGCAAACCGCGGCGGTGGCTGCCCAGACCGGGCTGCACAAGCTGCTGGGCACCTGGCAAACCGGCGTGGCGCGCTACCTGGTGCTCACGGAATTTGCCCGCCGCCGCATCCTCGACTCGTCGCTGAGGCTGCGGGCGGAGCAGGTGGCTTATAAACCCAACTTCATTGCCGATCCGGGCGCGCCACAACCTGACAGCCAGCGTGCCGGGCACCTGCTGTTTGTAGGCCGGCTCTCACCTGAAAAAGGCCTGCAAACCCTGCTGACTGCCGCCGCCACGCACGCGCTGCCGCTGGTGGTGGTCGGGGATGGGCCTTTGCGGGCGGCGGTAGAGGCGTGCGCGTCTACCACGCCCTCGGTGCGCTATCAGGGACCGGCTGATGGGACTGGGGTGGCAGCGGCCATGCGCCATTGCCGCGCCCTGGTGATGCCATCGGAATGCGTGGAAGGCATGCCGATGGTGGTGCTGGAGGCTTTTGCCAGCGGTACGCCGGTGCTGGCCTCGCGGCGCGGTGGCCCGGGCGAAATGGTTAAACCGGGTGTCAACGGGCTGCTGTTTGAGCCCGGCGACCCGGAAGGCCTGGCGCAGGCCGCGCAGGCGTTGCTCGCGGATGAGGCGCTGGCGGCCCGCCTGGGTACCGCCGGCCGGGCCAGCTACGAAACGCTGTATACCCCCGCCGTCAACTACGCGTGGCTGCTTGCCCTCTACCAGGCTGCCGTAGCTGAAGCGCGTGATAAGCTACCGGCCGTTGCCAAACCCATGCAGTACGAGCACGCGTGA
- a CDS encoding glycosyltransferase family 4 protein — protein METLMYPSAPVLSESEVLVPPATAQQQPTHRLLHILWELRYSGAEVMVYDAKEYFESRGLQGAILARGPEFGPYAPTLARAGYPVEHLPARRNLGSFIELYRYLRQHPADVVHLHLEGLFIWHCLAIRLAFPKARIVHTHHDVYFQYGPYLRLKRTFHRWLATHVLDVRHVAIGESVQTVEKEHFRNPTTIVYNWIDENEFRPPTPEQAAAARQEIGIAPDAFVVLTVGTCNDKKCHNEIFDAVARVKDRLPNLVFLHRGTGENLPQERAYVQKLGIEQHVIFLNYIDYLPKVFWASDGFIFSSHWEGLGNVILQAIACKVPVILYQGWGMNDFRPENPAENYGFWINPDTERFDEALLEMYAMKQDGRLEDWRDKAFAFYRKKFSAKKSLTRMADQYLL, from the coding sequence ATGGAAACCCTGATGTATCCTTCTGCTCCGGTTCTGTCTGAGTCTGAAGTTCTCGTGCCACCTGCCACCGCCCAGCAACAGCCCACGCACCGCCTGCTGCACATTCTGTGGGAACTGCGCTACTCCGGCGCCGAAGTAATGGTGTATGATGCCAAGGAATACTTTGAGTCGCGCGGGCTGCAGGGCGCTATTCTGGCCCGCGGGCCGGAGTTTGGGCCGTACGCCCCTACGCTTGCCCGGGCCGGATACCCCGTAGAGCATCTGCCGGCCCGTCGCAATCTGGGGTCGTTCATTGAGCTGTATCGGTACCTGCGCCAGCATCCGGCCGATGTGGTGCACCTGCATCTGGAGGGGCTGTTTATCTGGCACTGCTTGGCCATTCGGCTGGCTTTCCCGAAGGCGCGCATTGTGCACACGCACCACGACGTATACTTTCAGTACGGCCCGTATTTGCGCCTGAAGCGCACATTTCACCGTTGGCTGGCCACGCACGTGCTCGATGTCCGCCACGTAGCCATTGGCGAGTCGGTGCAGACGGTGGAGAAGGAGCATTTCCGCAACCCAACCACCATTGTCTACAACTGGATTGATGAAAACGAGTTTCGGCCCCCTACGCCCGAGCAGGCTGCGGCCGCCCGCCAGGAAATTGGCATTGCGCCGGACGCCTTCGTGGTGCTTACGGTGGGCACCTGCAACGACAAAAAGTGCCACAACGAAATTTTCGATGCCGTGGCCCGCGTGAAAGACCGGCTGCCCAACCTGGTGTTTCTGCACCGCGGTACCGGCGAAAACCTGCCGCAGGAGCGCGCTTACGTGCAGAAGCTGGGTATCGAGCAGCACGTCATCTTCCTCAACTACATTGACTATCTGCCCAAGGTGTTCTGGGCTTCTGATGGCTTCATTTTCTCTTCGCACTGGGAAGGGCTCGGCAACGTCATCCTGCAGGCCATTGCGTGCAAGGTGCCCGTCATCCTGTATCAGGGCTGGGGCATGAACGACTTCCGGCCGGAAAACCCCGCCGAGAACTATGGCTTCTGGATCAATCCCGACACGGAGCGCTTTGACGAGGCGCTGCTGGAAATGTACGCCATGAAGCAGGACGGACGATTGGAGGACTGGCGGGATAAGGCTTTTGCCTTCTACCGGAAGAAGTTTTCCGCTAAAAAGTCGCTCACCCGCATGGCCGACCAGTATCTGTTGTAG
- a CDS encoding Ig-like domain-containing protein, translated as MLLFFTTFCAHAQSDGGLTGLTASGPVTMDGQSNRVIENLVITNFSATPAIKLTNCSNITIRRVSLRNGQKLGVDLYNCSNITIEDSYFENLIGGIYAQNGTGGLVVRHNNFKNMNMADARGQFIQFNNCTGAGNIIEYNYGLNIAGQSNPEDAINMFMTSGTSSSPLLIRNNYINGGGPSASGGGILVGDTGGSYCTIENNVVINPGQYGIANTGGTGNKILNNVVFGRQQSFTNVGIYLWGGPRLVENSTVTGNKVNWVNSAGQQNPFWTLNTPGLVENNNSWGDQSITASYPAPAGAGIRLNGGSTPTPTPTPTPTPTPTPTPTTPPVTPVAGTGALYRAIDFNGSASSIDGNNWEGDNAPNVTHNGQRFSNNNVALNPATDAARTSMIRSSIYSNALQLTVANVPAGQYAVYAYVWEDNFAGVVNLNVQGQRVLSNFNTGSAGSWQRVGPFAATVGTNGQLQLTSSGGDLNLSGLEIRTTSTAPAANVAPRAQLATSASTLAAGGSVTLTATASDTDGTVSKVEFFRGTTKLGEDLTAPYTFTWSNVAAGAYSLTAKATDNAGASTTSAAVALSVTAPAPVAATFYRAVNVGGAATTLDGKAWGAGNSANFSVVSGNPFTANNVTLTPATDATRASVIRSSVWSRNLDVRMTAVPNGTYEVYLYVWEDNFATTYNMAINGQTVASNRNSGAAGSWSKIGPFVTSVTNGTIAVTSSGGDANLSGIEVHTRPAARTASNTTTTSTGAGQ; from the coding sequence GTGTTACTCTTTTTCACCACGTTTTGCGCCCACGCTCAATCAGATGGCGGCCTGACCGGCCTTACGGCCAGCGGCCCTGTTACTATGGATGGCCAGAGCAACCGTGTCATTGAGAATCTGGTGATTACCAATTTCTCTGCCACACCAGCCATCAAGCTCACAAACTGCTCCAACATCACAATTCGTCGGGTGTCGCTCCGGAATGGCCAGAAGCTGGGCGTTGACCTCTACAACTGCTCGAATATCACCATCGAAGATTCGTACTTCGAGAACCTGATTGGTGGTATTTATGCCCAGAACGGCACGGGTGGGCTTGTGGTGCGCCACAACAATTTCAAGAACATGAACATGGCCGATGCCCGCGGGCAGTTCATCCAGTTCAACAATTGCACGGGTGCCGGCAACATCATCGAGTACAACTACGGCTTGAACATTGCAGGCCAAAGCAACCCGGAAGATGCCATCAACATGTTCATGACCAGCGGCACGTCCAGCAGCCCGCTGCTCATTCGCAACAACTACATCAACGGCGGTGGCCCCAGCGCTTCGGGCGGTGGTATTCTGGTGGGCGACACCGGTGGCTCGTACTGCACGATTGAAAACAACGTGGTTATCAACCCCGGCCAGTATGGCATTGCCAACACCGGCGGCACCGGCAACAAGATCCTCAACAACGTAGTATTTGGCCGTCAGCAGAGCTTCACCAATGTGGGCATCTACCTGTGGGGCGGTCCACGTCTGGTAGAAAACTCTACCGTAACCGGCAACAAGGTAAACTGGGTGAACAGCGCTGGCCAGCAGAACCCCTTCTGGACGCTGAACACGCCTGGCTTGGTGGAGAACAACAACAGCTGGGGCGACCAGTCGATTACGGCCAGCTACCCGGCACCTGCCGGCGCCGGTATCCGTCTGAACGGTGGCAGCACGCCGACTCCCACTCCTACCCCAACGCCGACGCCAACCCCCACTCCGACTCCAACCACTCCTCCGGTAACCCCGGTGGCTGGCACCGGCGCCCTCTACCGCGCCATTGACTTCAACGGTAGCGCCAGCAGCATTGATGGCAACAACTGGGAAGGTGACAACGCCCCTAACGTAACGCACAACGGCCAGCGCTTCAGCAACAACAATGTTGCCCTGAACCCTGCCACCGATGCGGCTCGCACAAGCATGATCCGCTCTTCGATCTACAGCAATGCGCTGCAACTGACGGTAGCCAACGTGCCCGCCGGCCAGTACGCCGTGTATGCATACGTTTGGGAAGACAACTTTGCGGGCGTCGTGAACCTGAACGTACAGGGCCAGCGTGTCCTCAGCAACTTCAACACGGGCTCGGCTGGTAGCTGGCAGCGGGTTGGTCCGTTTGCCGCTACGGTAGGCACCAATGGCCAGCTGCAACTGACCTCGTCGGGCGGCGACCTGAATCTCTCGGGTCTGGAAATCCGCACGACCAGCACCGCACCGGCAGCCAACGTAGCTCCCCGCGCCCAGCTGGCCACCTCGGCCTCTACCCTGGCGGCCGGCGGCAGCGTAACGCTGACGGCTACGGCCTCGGACACGGATGGTACCGTAAGCAAAGTGGAGTTCTTCCGGGGCACCACGAAGCTGGGCGAAGACCTCACCGCCCCGTACACCTTCACCTGGAGCAACGTAGCCGCCGGCGCGTATTCGCTCACGGCTAAGGCTACCGACAACGCGGGTGCCAGCACTACCTCGGCCGCTGTAGCGCTTTCGGTAACGGCTCCGGCTCCTGTGGCGGCCACGTTCTACCGCGCCGTAAACGTAGGTGGCGCGGCCACTACCCTCGATGGCAAAGCCTGGGGAGCTGGCAACAGTGCTAACTTCTCGGTGGTGTCCGGTAACCCATTCACGGCCAACAACGTGACCCTGACGCCCGCCACCGATGCTACCCGCGCCAGCGTAATCCGCTCTTCGGTGTGGAGCCGCAACCTGGACGTGCGCATGACGGCCGTCCCGAACGGCACTTATGAAGTGTACCTGTATGTGTGGGAAGACAACTTCGCTACCACCTACAACATGGCCATCAACGGGCAGACGGTTGCCTCGAACCGCAACAGCGGCGCGGCTGGCAGCTGGTCTAAGATTGGCCCGTTCGTAACCAGCGTCACCAACGGCACCATTGCGGTAACCTCTTCGGGCGGCGACGCTAACCTGTCGGGTATCGAAGTGCACACCCGCCCCGCTGCCCGCACGGCCAGCAACACGACCACTACTTCGACCGGCGCAGGCCAGTAA
- a CDS encoding glycosyltransferase family 2 protein, whose protein sequence is MLYIVIPVFNRLAYTRACLDALRQQTHQSFRTIIVDDGSTDGTAAVLAAEYPEVTVLPGTGSLFWTAGVNLGLQHALDQGADWLMTMNNDVVPYPDFVAQMMQAANSRPPALYGAFELDARTQEPIYAGGWLNWRTGSFRRLLDEVPADQRRGQRPTEYLPGRGLLIPRVVFERIGLFAAELLPHYYADYDFTHQARLAGFEVYLNFDARLGTYPDESGDQKNRQQRTLRNYYQHLFSIRGGANLRDFTQFARRNCPPRDLPLCLLTGYSRRLVGYFLR, encoded by the coding sequence ATGCTTTACATCGTCATTCCGGTTTTCAACCGCCTGGCTTACACCCGGGCCTGTCTTGATGCCCTGCGGCAGCAGACACACCAGTCCTTCCGCACCATCATCGTAGACGACGGCTCTACCGACGGCACCGCCGCCGTGCTGGCTGCCGAGTATCCCGAGGTAACGGTGTTGCCGGGCACCGGCTCCCTGTTCTGGACCGCCGGCGTGAACCTGGGGTTGCAGCACGCCCTCGACCAGGGCGCCGACTGGCTGATGACCATGAACAACGACGTGGTACCCTACCCTGACTTTGTGGCCCAGATGATGCAGGCGGCCAATAGCCGGCCACCTGCCCTGTACGGGGCTTTTGAGCTGGATGCCCGCACCCAGGAACCCATCTACGCCGGTGGCTGGCTGAACTGGCGCACCGGCAGCTTCCGGCGCCTGCTCGACGAAGTGCCGGCCGACCAACGCCGGGGCCAGCGCCCCACCGAGTACCTGCCCGGCCGCGGGTTGCTTATTCCCCGGGTTGTGTTTGAGCGCATCGGGCTGTTTGCGGCCGAGCTTCTCCCTCACTACTATGCCGACTACGATTTCACCCACCAGGCCCGGCTGGCCGGGTTTGAGGTGTATCTGAACTTCGATGCGCGCCTGGGCACCTACCCTGACGAAAGCGGGGACCAGAAAAACCGGCAGCAACGGACGTTGCGCAACTATTACCAGCACCTGTTCAGCATCCGAGGCGGAGCCAATCTGCGGGATTTCACGCAGTTTGCCCGCCGCAACTGTCCCCCGCGTGACCTGCCGCTGTGCCTGCTGACCGGGTATTCGCGGCGGTTGGTGGGCTACTTCCTAAGATAG